ATTTGGGGAATTTCTTTAAAATGATTACTGGGTCTTACATTCCGGCTTTAAAAGGTACAAAAGTGGAGTATTCCGATCCAGTTTTGTTCTTAGACACTGGTATCTGGCATCCAATGGCTCCTTGTATGTATGATGATGTCAAGGAGTATTTGAACTGGTATGGAACTAGAAGGGATGCAAATGAGAAGCTGAAAAATCCAAATGCACCAATAGTTGGGTTGGTTTTGCAGAGGAGTCATATCGTTACAGGTGACGATAGTCATTATGTGGCTGTCATAATGGAGTTGGAAGCAAAGGGCGCAAAGGTGATCCCAATATTTGCTGGTGGACTTGATTTCTCAGGGCCAATTGAGAAGTATTTGATTGATCCCATTACAAAGAAGCCTTTTGTCCATTCAGTAATATCCTTGACTGGTTTTGCGCTTGTTGGTGGGCCAGCAAGGCAGGATCATCCTAAGGCTATTGAATCATTGATGAAGCTTGATGTGCCATACCTCGTAGCGTTGCCATTAGTGTTCCAAACTACAGAAGAGTGGTTAAACAGTACATTGGGATTGCACCCAATTCAGGTGGCTTTGCAGGTTGCTCTTCCTGAACTTGATGGTGGGATGGAGCCAATTGTTTTCTCCGGCCGAGATGGTAGAACAGGCAAGTGATACATTCTCTTCTTTTAGCATTCTTTAAATCTTTCTGGTTTTTGTTTATTACATTGGCTAATATCATGCTTAGGATCAACCATAGTACATCTGATTTAAGGCACTGATGTTCGTTAGTATAATTCTATCACATACTTCCACTGACTGGGGCCTGTAACTGGTGTTAGTTGGAACTTCATGAAAGGTTAGTTCTAAAGCATGAAGATTTAACTTAACTTCTTGGATATAATTTTCTTGCAGGAAAATCACATGCTCTTCATAAGAGAATTGAACAGCTTTGCACAAGAGCAATCAATTGGGCTGAACTGAAAAGGAAAACAAAGGTAGTTCTTTGCTTGACTCAGTAATACTCCTTTTGTAGTTTATGAACACATCTTATAATTTCTCTTTGTCATTGTTACATCACATTTCATGAGCACTAGAGCTTTTTCTCATCGGATTTGAACTTATGTCTGACCAAAGAAAACAAATTTGCCACATAAAAGTTTCAAATTGTATCCATTATAGAACTAGCTGCTTTATGAGTTACTACTTATGATCTGATATTGCTAAGTTAGTCTTTCCAATTTCTTAAAATTTGGGCATCATTCGGGAAAAAACAAGATGTTTTTCTTTCTTAGTTCTGTGCTGCTACTAGAATTCTCAGTTCTGTTTAGAGTGTAACATGCTCTCTGTTTTCATTTCGAGaacttcttttattttttgataagcaATTGCATGTTCGGTATGAAAGGAGAGGAGCATATTATAATCAATTTGTATCTACTCATACAAACCAATTATTCTATTGCTGATTAATTTGAGAAAATCATGTAATTTATGTCCCCTTTGATTACAATTTCTAAACCGattttctcttcaataaaaaggaACATGTTAAGCAAAACCACATCTTTGTCTGATAATGTTAAAAATTCAAAATGCAGGCAGAGAAGAAGCTAGCAATCACCGTTTTCAGCTTCCCGCCGGACAAAGGAAATGTTGGAACTGCTGCTTACCTAAATGTGTTTTCTTCTATTTACTCTGTCCTTAAGGATCTCCATGATGATGGCTACACTGTTGAAGGTCTACCTGAAACAGCCGAAGCCCTAATTGAAGAAGTTATTCATGACAAGGAGGCCCAATTCAGCAGCCCAAATCTCAATGTCGCCTACAAGATGGGTGTCCGTGAGTACCAGAAGCTCACTCCTTACTCTCAAGCATTGGAAGAGAGTTGGGGTAAGCCTCCTGGTAATCTAAATTCTGATGGTGAGAACCTCCTGGTCTACGGAAAGCAGTACGGCAATGTTTTTATTGGAGTTCAACCCACATTCGGATATGAAGGTGATCCGATGCGTCTCCTCTTCTCCAAATCTGCAAGCCCACACCATGGATTTGCAGCATACTACTCATTTGTCGAGAAAGTTTTCAAAGCAGATGCTGTACTTCACTTCGGAACCCACGGATCACTTGAGTTCATGCCTGGGAAACAAGTGGGGATGAGTGATGTTTGCTACCCCGACAGTCTTATTGGGAACATTCCCAACATTTACTATTATGCAGCAAACAATCCTTCTGAGGCTACCATAGCCAAACGTCGTAGTTACGCAAACACCATCAGTTATCTAACCCCTCCAGCAGAAAATGCTGGTCTCTACAAGGGTTTGAAACAGCTCGGGGAGCTGATCGCTTCGTATCAGTCACTGAAAGACACCGGACGTGGACCTCAAATTGTGAACTCCATCATCAGTACAGCAAAACAATGCAATCTGGACAAGGATGTGAATCTTCCTGAAGAAGGCACGGACCTGTCGGCTGCAGATAGAGACCTTGTTGTTGGAAAGTGTTATGCAAAGATCATGGAGATCGAATCTAGGCTTCTGCCATGTGGTTTACATGTTATCGGTGAGCCACCATCTGCAATCGAGGCAGTGGCAACATTAGTTAACATTGCTGCTTTGGATCGCCCAGAAGAAGGGATAATATCACTGCCTACTTTATTAGCTGAGACAGTAGGAAGGAAAATCGAAGATATCTACAGAGGAAGTGACAAAGGTATACTGAAGGACGTCGAGCTACTACGCCAGATAACAGAGGCATCAAGGGGAGCTATATCATCCTTCGTGGAGCAGACTACAAATGAAAAAGGCCAGGTGGTCGATGTCTCTGATAAATTAACCACAATTCTTGGGTTCGGCATCAACGAGCCATGGATTCAGTACTTATCAGACACTAAGTTTTACAGGGCTGATAGGACCAAGCTTAGAACCTTGTTTGAGTACTTAGGTGAGTGCTTGAAACTAGTGGTGGCTGATAACGAACTAGGAGCCTTGAAACAAGCTCTGGAGGGTAGTTATGTTGAACCAGGTCCTGGTGGGGATCCCATTAGGAATCCTAAAGTTTTGCCAACTGGGAAAAACATTCATGCATTGGA
This portion of the Papaver somniferum cultivar HN1 chromosome 11, ASM357369v1, whole genome shotgun sequence genome encodes:
- the LOC113323662 gene encoding magnesium-chelatase subunit ChlH, chloroplastic — translated: MASLVSSSFTLSTSKPELSSFSQKHFFLHSFLPKKCNQGGNRNGGLRVKCVGNGLFTQTTQEVRRIVPTSNKNNLPRVKIVYVVLEAQYQAAVSEAVRTLNREGKYASFEVVGYLVEELRDNSAYETFCKDLEDANIFIGSLIFVEELAQKVKAAVEKQRDRMDAVLVFPSMPEVMRLNKLGTFSMSQLGQSKSPFFQLFKKKKQSAGFSDSMLKLVRTLPKVLKYLPSDKAQDARLYILSLQFWLGGSPENLGNFFKMITGSYIPALKGTKVEYSDPVLFLDTGIWHPMAPCMYDDVKEYLNWYGTRRDANEKLKNPNAPIVGLVLQRSHIVTGDDSHYVAVIMELEAKGAKVIPIFAGGLDFSGPIEKYLIDPITKKPFVHSVISLTGFALVGGPARQDHPKAIESLMKLDVPYLVALPLVFQTTEEWLNSTLGLHPIQVALQVALPELDGGMEPIVFSGRDGRTGKSHALHKRIEQLCTRAINWAELKRKTKAEKKLAITVFSFPPDKGNVGTAAYLNVFSSIYSVLKDLHDDGYTVEGLPETAEALIEEVIHDKEAQFSSPNLNVAYKMGVREYQKLTPYSQALEESWGKPPGNLNSDGENLLVYGKQYGNVFIGVQPTFGYEGDPMRLLFSKSASPHHGFAAYYSFVEKVFKADAVLHFGTHGSLEFMPGKQVGMSDVCYPDSLIGNIPNIYYYAANNPSEATIAKRRSYANTISYLTPPAENAGLYKGLKQLGELIASYQSLKDTGRGPQIVNSIISTAKQCNLDKDVNLPEEGTDLSAADRDLVVGKCYAKIMEIESRLLPCGLHVIGEPPSAIEAVATLVNIAALDRPEEGIISLPTLLAETVGRKIEDIYRGSDKGILKDVELLRQITEASRGAISSFVEQTTNEKGQVVDVSDKLTTILGFGINEPWIQYLSDTKFYRADRTKLRTLFEYLGECLKLVVADNELGALKQALEGSYVEPGPGGDPIRNPKVLPTGKNIHALDPQSIPTEAAMQSAMIVVERLLERQKLENGGKYPETVALVLWGTDNIKTYGESLGQVLSLIGVRPIADSVGRVNKVEPISLEELGRPRVDVVVNCSGVFRDLFINQMNLLDRAVKMVAELDEPEDQNFIRKHAAEQAAALGIDVREAATRIFSNASGSYSSNVNLAVENSSWNDEQQLQDMYLSRKSFAFDSDAPGVGMTEKRKVFEMALSTADATFQNLDSSEISLTDVSHYFDSDPTNLVQGLRKDGKKPAAYIADTTTANAQVRTLGETVRLDARTKLLNPKWYEGMLSSGYEGVREIEKRLTNTVGWSATSGQVDNWVYEEANSTYIKDEEMLNRLMNSNPNSFRKLIQTFLEANGRGYWETSEENIEKLKELYSEVEDKIEGIDR